Below is a window of Thermoplasmata archaeon DNA.
GTGAAGTAAATCATACACTCTTCCCAATCCGTGAGATAATCCTGATCAGAGTCATAAGCAAATGGATTTGTTATTCCTGGATGTGCCACTGCCCAGCCACTCACATCTTGCTGTGTCTGTGGCACAAAGATTAGTGTGTGAGGATTTATGTCCTGCAAATAGAGCCAGTTTCGCTTAATTTCGTTTTGAGGCGTAATTGTATCCAGATAAACCTTGTATGGCACTTCCCAGTTTGCACCACTGAAATGTGCCCGAAACTCCCATCTTGCATGCATAGTGCTTTGTGCTCCTGGCAAATGCAACACAATGTTAGATGTATGAATTGTACTTCCATAAACTGTGGGCATCAACAAATCTTCCTGGCCATCTTTCAGACCATCATCGTCCACATCTGGGTCATTTGGGTCTATCTTTACTCGGTTCATGCCCTTTGGAAAGAAATCCAAAAAGGAACTGGAAAGAGAAACAGTGAAGTGTGGATTTGTGCTTGTGTATGTTATTGTATGCACACCACTCAAAAGCGGATGTTCTACATCAAACTCACCAACTCTCATAGGCAGAGAGAAAGGATTCCTACCTTCATATTTTCCCTGATGTACCAGCCACCCATCCAGGTAAACCTCAATCCATGTGCTCTCTATTTCCCACCAACTAGTTCCTGCACAGAAAACATAATAGTGAAGCTTGTAATGGCCAGGGTATTTTACAGAGAAATCACCCCATGAGGGATATGCATAACACATGGTAAATGTAACATACCCTGTTGCCACTCCATTTTTTCCTTCAAATTTCAATTTGAATCCTGTTGCACCATCAAAAATGGCTCCAGGCATGTACTGTGTAAGGTCTATATCAAAACTCTCCCTTTCTATCCCCTCATTATCTGTCCCTCTATCGCCACCATCTCCAGCTGTAAAGCTCCATATCTGGTTTATATGAATGTGGTTATTTGCATCCATATACCAAAAGTAGATTTTAAGAGATGCTGAACTTACCGTAGATTTCCACTCAAACTTTCCAGATAGTTTATAGTTACACAACTCATCATAAAAAGAGATTGGGTTTGTAAAATATGACTGTTGGGTGGTTCCAAATTGATATGTAAATGACAATACAGCAACTTCTGCAGTTTCATACCCATCACTCAATCCGTCATTATCCGTATCTTCAGCTACAACCTTCGTTGCCACATCAAACTCCAGCTTTACGCTCTCCAGCCTTCCCTCACAGCCTTTCTCCATATCGTAGATAATTATCTCCCAGTCCTTCCAGTAATAGAAATAGTCCTCTGGTAGCAATGGCTCTATGTCCTCAACTGTTGCATCAGTGCCAAACAAATCTCGCTTTATTGTTGCGCTACCATTAATTGGCTCATTTGTATTCCACACTTTCCATGAAATCTGCCAGGGATAGTTTACTGGTCTCATGTACACAACCAAATCGCTCAGTCGCTCATGCCAGAGTGTGAACTCAACATAGCCATTCTTCAAGTCTCCATACACCTCCACATCCACATATGCTTTTGTGCTATTTAAATCATGCAGGTTGTACGGGGAAGGTGTGTAGTTAATTGTGTAAGGCACAGGTGGTTCTGGCACGAAAGCGAAAAACGAAATTGTTTGTGTGGTAAATGCCTCATACCCATCTATTAGTTTATCCTCATCAGTATCGCTTGAAAATGGATTGCTCAGGTAGTTATCAACTTCCTCGCCATCCAGCAAGCCATCAAAGTCCGCATCTGCAAGTGCCATTCCTGTCTGGTTTTCTGAGATTGGGGCTCTGAAATCTCTGTAAAATGCACTCACGAGAATTACCTCTCTGTAATCGTTTATTCCATCATTGTCTGTGTCGTTGCTCGTTGCATTCGGGTCTGCAAATCCGCTCACGCATAGCACACTTTCCATCTCCAGCAAAAGATTGCCATTGCTGAGTGTGAAGTTCTCGCTCTGGTTCTTGCAGAACTGGAAGTAAGCAATTGGATTACTCACATTCTCCTCGTAAATCTCTATCCTCGTGTTCATGAAGAAAGAGACAGCAACTAATTCATTCACCTCAATTGTCCCATTTACGCTCTTGCCAGAAAATTCCCAGTAACCCGCTTCAGGGACTCTATAGCCAGAGTAAGGCGAGAGTGTGGAATTCTTGTTCACAAATGCATAGAATTTTCCAGTTGTAATTTCATAGCCTGCAAGAACAATTTTCCGCAAATAAATTTCAGTGACTGTGTTTTTGTTCCCATCAAGAATGCCATCGTCATCGCTATCTGGGTCATTCGGGTCTGGCTCATAGAGGTCAACCCTGCCATTGTGGTCTGCATATTCCGTGCCATCTAGAAGTCCATCATTGTCTGTATCCGGATTCAGCGGGTCTGTTGTTGTATTCGTATCCGTATCGTTTTGCCATGAAAGCGGTGTGCCATTGCCTTGTGCCTTAGCCAATCCAATTTCCAGGCCATCAGAGAGCCCATCATCATCTGTATCCGTCAAACCAGGATTTGTTTCTCCACTATCAACCTGCCCATTTCTGTTCACATCCTCATTTCCATCAATTATGCCATCATCGTCGCTGTCATCATCACCTGGATTTGTTGTTGTCACCGGGTCCGTGTCAGCCACAAACAAGCTCATGTTGGTATTGTTGCCCTGTGGTTGCACAAGTCCGATTTCCAGACCATCTGAAAGGAAATCCAAATCTGAATCCCAGACAAGTGGCGAAGTTCCCAGAGCTAGCACTTCGTAGCCATCCCAGATTCCATCCTCATCGCTATCATCATCAAGTGGATTTGTGAAAAATAACTTTACTTCCTGTCCATCGCAAAGCAAATCGTTATCAGTATCTGGATCAAATGGGTCTGTCCCAATGCTCACCTCCTCCTCAAATCCCAGGCTATCGTTATCATAATCTTGCGAGAGAGTTTTGTCAATTATTTTGCAGAGCATTTCCTGGGCGGTTGCATTTATTATCCAGTCATTATTTCCGCTGCCATCCATCTTTGCCCTGATGTCATTTTGCATTTTATCAACGAATTCGCTGTAGTTGCCAGCAACAAGCATGTTTTTTGCAGCATCAATTTTGTTTGCCAATGCATTTTTTCGCTGTTTTGCTGGTGGCTTGAAGTATGCATCTGGGAGCGAGAGTATTTTTTCCTTCAGAAAATCCAGGGCAAGGAAAATGTCGCAGGAGTAAACTGTGGCTGTGAGCTCGTTGTTTGTCTCATCCGTTTCTGTGATTTCGTTCTGCGGGTCAATCACCACTCTCAATATGTATTTGCCAGCATTTGGAAGTGTGAAATTGAGTGAAACAATCTCGGTTTCGTTTTTAAAATTAAGATTACCATGATAAAAATTATCATTGAAGCACACAACATACTCTGTTTGCAAGTTTGTTGTGGTGGAACAAAAAGTAATCTTTACGGTTATGTTTTCCCCTGGATAGCCAATTTCATCCGTGTAATTTATGTTAATGTTTTTTACGGACAAATCCACATCCATAAACTGGTTTGGTGTTATCCAGGCACTTAAAAGCATCAGCATACACACAAAAATTGGATTTGGATTCAACGCAATCACCTCAAAAGTAATATATGGATTTTGTAGTATTTAATTGTTTCTATGCATGATTTTTATTTAAAATTAATTATTTTTTTTTTTTTTTATTTATAAAAATCTGAAAATAAAACTACACATTTGCTATTCTGGTAGATACATGCTACGGACAATCTAGGTTGCATTCTCATACAGTACAACCCCCTCCTGGAAAACATTGGGTTATGGAGAAATCCCACATACTCTATCTCGCAATCCTCGCATTTGCACTGGCAGTAGGAATTCTGCTCCTATTTCTAGTTCTCGCATTCTTTACGTAAACTATTCTTGGTTTCTTATTACTGCACATGAATACCGTGCCTTGAGAAGTTTATTTGCGATTCTAGTTACATCCTCAAATTTTACATTTTCAATTCTGCTCTTTAGTTCTTCAAGCGTTACAATTTTTCCGGTTCTCATTGCATACTCACCCAGCACAAATGCCCGTGCCTCACTTGTTTCAAGTTTTCTTGTGAAGAGACCGTTGAGCATGTTTTTGGCCGTTTGAAATTCCTCTTCACTGATGCTCCCCTCGGACACCTGTCTCACTTCTTCCAAAATTCTCTGTTTTCCCCTCTCTATGTTTTTAGTTGCAACCCCTGCATAAATTCCTAGTAAGCCAGTATCTTCATAACTCTGCGTGTGGGTAAAGACAGCGTAACCCAGCCC
It encodes the following:
- a CDS encoding CARDB domain-containing protein — its product is MNPNPIFVCMLMLLSAWITPNQFMDVDLSVKNININYTDEIGYPGENITVKITFCSTTTNLQTEYVVCFNDNFYHGNLNFKNETEIVSLNFTLPNAGKYILRVVIDPQNEITETDETNNELTATVYSCDIFLALDFLKEKILSLPDAYFKPPAKQRKNALANKIDAAKNMLVAGNYSEFVDKMQNDIRAKMDGSGNNDWIINATAQEMLCKIIDKTLSQDYDNDSLGFEEEVSIGTDPFDPDTDNDLLCDGQEVKLFFTNPLDDDSDEDGIWDGYEVLALGTSPLVWDSDLDFLSDGLEIGLVQPQGNNTNMSLFVADTDPVTTTNPGDDDSDDDGIIDGNEDVNRNGQVDSGETNPGLTDTDDDGLSDGLEIGLAKAQGNGTPLSWQNDTDTNTTTDPLNPDTDNDGLLDGTEYADHNGRVDLYEPDPNDPDSDDDGILDGNKNTVTEIYLRKIVLAGYEITTGKFYAFVNKNSTLSPYSGYRVPEAGYWEFSGKSVNGTIEVNELVAVSFFMNTRIEIYEENVSNPIAYFQFCKNQSENFTLSNGNLLLEMESVLCVSGFADPNATSNDTDNDGINDYREVILVSAFYRDFRAPISENQTGMALADADFDGLLDGEEVDNYLSNPFSSDTDEDKLIDGYEAFTTQTISFFAFVPEPPVPYTINYTPSPYNLHDLNSTKAYVDVEVYGDLKNGYVEFTLWHERLSDLVVYMRPVNYPWQISWKVWNTNEPINGSATIKRDLFGTDATVEDIEPLLPEDYFYYWKDWEIIIYDMEKGCEGRLESVKLEFDVATKVVAEDTDNDGLSDGYETAEVAVLSFTYQFGTTQQSYFTNPISFYDELCNYKLSGKFEWKSTVSSASLKIYFWYMDANNHIHINQIWSFTAGDGGDRGTDNEGIERESFDIDLTQYMPGAIFDGATGFKLKFEGKNGVATGYVTFTMCYAYPSWGDFSVKYPGHYKLHYYVFCAGTSWWEIESTWIEVYLDGWLVHQGKYEGRNPFSLPMRVGEFDVEHPLLSGVHTITYTSTNPHFTVSLSSSFLDFFPKGMNRVKIDPNDPDVDDDGLKDGQEDLLMPTVYGSTIHTSNIVLHLPGAQSTMHARWEFRAHFSGANWEVPYKVYLDTITPQNEIKRNWLYLQDINPHTLIFVPQTQQDVSGWAVAHPGITNPFAYDSDQDYLTDWEECMIYFTNPTNGDSDSDGFGDCCECIGFVTDPWSYTQDGDWDGMPDEYEEYARSMGSWQDPIRHDKRIAILGAGSTADTNYAEFWNELIFLYDVLVWVYNYKPEDIHVCYPRGKPPSTQTMDSSYNLPRIYDMTRNDTSFVDPVHEGIVDHDFTSSTLSSLYTSISALSPSFVFSAYICHGSDDRLSGEGFILARQFATDLSILPSTTKQSILIFACKSGNFVANVIKWLSNSTLNNIGVIITSCKGSEYSFAVADRCSLQNAEKWWNDRCAESYNPSSQPEAFSWEKMCESYYNQYADRDCEGFETEFLYYFLSYLRKHHPDWGFFRQDHIGFSPSVNSLRVSLQLAFNYANQEDSFAQAGHLECKYFTFPIKVGVYVWANEHPQVAYTTSLHVFL